A stretch of Streptomyces vietnamensis DNA encodes these proteins:
- a CDS encoding TIGR03364 family FAD-dependent oxidoreductase codes for MKVIVVGAGVVGTMHAWHAVERGHEVVHIEREAEARGASLRNFGQIWVSGRAGGEELDTALRARELWEGIGARVPGLGFRAIGSLTPVRNELELAVAEAAVARPDAAARGYKLLTAAEARAVNPALRGAFEAALWCERDAAVEPRLAQLALREALLATGRYTFLPNREVRDVVGANSNGCSAVRDDRGEVHTGDAVVLCTGAWLSGLVREVAGEIPVRRVRLQMMQTEPLGEPLTTSVADADSFRYYPAYASPALDALNEGQAQDPTAAAHKMQLLMVQRLDGGLTIGDTHEYEHPFAFDTLEDPYEHLTRVVESFLGRPLPKIRRRWAGVYAQCVDTSRVVHRQRVRDGVWLVTGPGGRGMTCSPAIAETTANELGW; via the coding sequence ATGAAGGTGATCGTCGTAGGAGCCGGCGTGGTGGGAACCATGCACGCCTGGCACGCAGTGGAACGCGGCCACGAGGTCGTACACATCGAGCGCGAGGCCGAGGCGCGCGGGGCTTCGCTCCGCAACTTCGGCCAGATCTGGGTGAGCGGACGGGCAGGCGGGGAGGAGCTCGACACCGCCCTCCGCGCCCGTGAACTCTGGGAGGGCATCGGCGCCCGCGTCCCCGGCCTCGGCTTCCGGGCCATCGGCTCCCTCACCCCCGTACGGAACGAGCTCGAACTCGCCGTCGCCGAGGCCGCCGTGGCCCGCCCCGACGCCGCCGCCCGCGGCTACAAGCTCCTCACGGCCGCCGAGGCGCGCGCGGTCAACCCGGCCCTGCGCGGCGCGTTCGAGGCCGCCCTGTGGTGCGAGCGGGACGCGGCCGTCGAGCCGCGCCTCGCCCAGCTCGCCCTCCGCGAGGCCCTCCTCGCCACGGGCCGCTACACCTTCCTCCCCAACCGTGAAGTCCGGGACGTCGTCGGAGCCAACAGCAATGGATGCAGCGCCGTCCGCGACGACCGCGGCGAGGTCCACACCGGCGACGCCGTCGTCCTGTGCACCGGCGCCTGGCTCTCCGGCCTCGTCCGCGAGGTCGCCGGCGAGATACCCGTCCGCCGCGTCCGGCTCCAGATGATGCAGACCGAACCCCTCGGCGAGCCGCTCACCACCTCCGTCGCCGACGCCGACTCCTTCCGCTACTACCCGGCGTACGCGTCCCCCGCCCTCGACGCCCTCAACGAGGGCCAGGCGCAGGACCCGACCGCCGCCGCCCACAAGATGCAGCTGCTCATGGTGCAGCGCCTCGACGGCGGACTGACCATCGGCGACACCCACGAGTACGAGCACCCCTTCGCCTTCGACACCCTCGAAGACCCCTACGAGCACCTCACCCGCGTCGTCGAGTCCTTCCTCGGCCGCCCGCTGCCGAAGATCCGGCGCCGCTGGGCCGGGGTGTACGCGCAGTGCGTCGACACCAGCCGGGTCGTCCACCGCCAGCGGGTCCGCGACGGCGTCTGGCTGGTGACCGGACCCGGCGGCCGCGGCATGACCTGCTCGCCCGCCATCGCCGAGACGACCGCGAACGAACTGGGCTGGTGA
- a CDS encoding GntR family transcriptional regulator has protein sequence MNYQSSPGAPVRSGIPEHGRVPKYYAVKAKIALMVDELGEGGLLPTERDLAVRYEVSRETVRQALRELLLEGRLRRQGRGTVVAGPKLEQPLSLASYTEGVRRQGRRPGRSLISLDRFPCPEALAPEVGAERGEPVWHMERVLLADDERVGLESTYVSEARAPRLDTEFDPDSSFYAYLHDRLGISFGDADERIETVLATPREALLIGTPPALPMLLIHRVSRDTAGQPLERVRTLYRGDRFSFTTHLGRQG, from the coding sequence ATGAACTACCAGAGCAGCCCCGGCGCCCCCGTCCGCTCCGGCATCCCCGAGCACGGTCGCGTCCCCAAGTACTACGCCGTCAAGGCCAAGATCGCCCTGATGGTCGACGAGTTGGGGGAGGGCGGGCTGCTGCCCACCGAGCGCGACCTCGCCGTCCGGTACGAGGTGTCCCGCGAGACCGTCCGGCAGGCGCTGCGCGAACTCCTCCTGGAGGGGCGGCTGCGCCGCCAGGGCCGGGGCACGGTCGTCGCGGGACCCAAGCTGGAGCAGCCCCTCTCGCTCGCCAGCTACACGGAGGGCGTCCGCCGCCAGGGCCGCCGCCCCGGCCGCAGCCTGATCTCGCTCGACCGCTTCCCCTGCCCGGAGGCGCTCGCCCCCGAGGTCGGTGCCGAACGCGGCGAGCCCGTCTGGCACATGGAGCGCGTCCTGCTCGCCGACGACGAGCGGGTCGGCCTGGAGTCCACGTACGTCTCCGAGGCCCGCGCTCCCCGCCTGGACACCGAGTTCGACCCCGACTCCTCCTTCTACGCCTACCTCCACGACCGGCTCGGCATCTCCTTCGGCGACGCCGACGAACGCATCGAGACCGTCCTCGCGACCCCGCGCGAGGCCCTGCTCATCGGCACGCCGCCGGCGCTGCCGATGCTGCTGATCCACCGCGTCTCCCGGGACACGGCGGGGCAGCCCCTGGAGCGGGTCCGCACGCTCTACCGGGGCGACCGGTTCAGCTTCACCACCCACCTGGGGCGGCAAGGCTGA
- a CDS encoding ROK family transcriptional regulator, giving the protein MRKENAQVPAPRSPNAALVLDLLRTAGETGISRLELAERTGLTPQAVSKITARLRAEGLAVEAGHRASTGGKPRTVLRLVPSAAYAVGVHLDRDELTALLTDLAGTVLALRRRPVDLGAGAGPVLDAVTEEVRALLGGVATGATALGAATGAGVVGVATGATVLGVGLAMPGPLDHRAGVPGRVTGFPEWAGHPVRDELAARLGLPVVLDKDTNAAALRLALRPAAPGSFAYVHLGTGLGAGLVLGGAPLRGDRTGAGELGHQTVQLDGPPCGCGGRGCLEVLCLAAVARGELAEAARILGTGAANLVRLLDIDQVLLGGRVVLAAPEVFAEGVRGVLAGLGLTAPVGLATGRDAVAEGAAWLTLAPVFGK; this is encoded by the coding sequence GTGAGGAAAGAGAACGCGCAGGTACCGGCCCCGCGCAGCCCCAACGCGGCGCTCGTGCTTGACCTGCTGCGCACGGCGGGGGAGACCGGGATCAGCCGCCTGGAACTGGCCGAGCGGACCGGGCTCACCCCGCAGGCCGTCAGCAAGATCACCGCGCGGCTCCGGGCCGAGGGCCTCGCCGTGGAGGCCGGCCACCGCGCCTCGACCGGCGGCAAGCCCCGTACGGTCCTGCGCCTGGTGCCCTCCGCCGCGTACGCCGTCGGCGTCCACCTCGACCGCGACGAGCTGACGGCCCTCCTCACCGACCTCGCGGGCACGGTCCTCGCCCTCCGCCGCCGCCCCGTGGACCTCGGAGCGGGGGCGGGGCCGGTCCTGGACGCGGTGACGGAGGAGGTACGGGCGCTGCTGGGCGGAGTCGCGACGGGCGCCACCGCCCTCGGAGCCGCGACGGGCGCCGGCGTCGTCGGAGTCGCGACGGGTGCCACCGTCCTCGGCGTCGGCCTCGCCATGCCCGGGCCCCTGGACCACCGCGCCGGGGTGCCCGGCCGGGTGACCGGCTTCCCCGAGTGGGCCGGGCATCCCGTACGGGACGAGCTGGCGGCGCGCCTCGGGCTGCCCGTCGTCCTCGACAAGGACACCAACGCCGCCGCCCTCCGCCTTGCCCTGCGCCCCGCCGCCCCCGGCTCCTTCGCCTACGTCCACCTCGGTACGGGGCTCGGCGCCGGCCTCGTCCTCGGCGGCGCGCCGCTGCGCGGGGACAGGACCGGGGCGGGCGAGCTCGGCCACCAGACCGTCCAGCTCGACGGGCCGCCGTGCGGGTGCGGCGGGCGCGGCTGCCTGGAGGTCCTGTGCCTGGCGGCGGTCGCGCGCGGCGAACTCGCCGAGGCCGCGCGGATCCTGGGCACGGGCGCGGCCAACCTCGTCCGGCTCCTCGACATCGACCAGGTCCTCCTGGGCGGGCGGGTGGTGCTCGCCGCGCCGGAGGTCTTCGCGGAGGGGGTACGGGGGGTCCTGGCCGGCCTCGGCCTGACGGCCCCCGTGGGCCTCGCGACCGGCCGGGACGCGGTGGCGGAGGGCGCGGCGTGGCTGACCCTGGCGCCGGTGTTCGGGAAGTGA
- a CDS encoding Gfo/Idh/MocA family oxidoreductase produces the protein MTAPLRVGLVGYGLAGSVFHAPLIAASEDLVLAAVTTGNPERAAEARAAHPGVRVAARPEELWEQGASADLDLIVVASPNKTHVAVATAALEAGLPVVVDKPLAGTAAEARALAALAEERGLLLSVFQNRRWDSDFRTLRRLLDEGALGKVQRFESRFERWRPHPKGGWRESGAPEEIGGLLYDLGSHVVDQALVLFGPVVSVYAESDVRRPGAEADDDTFLALTHANGVRSHLYVSATAAQLGPRFRVLGQSAGFVKYGLDPQEADLREGLRPGPGAAWGVEPEGLWGRIGAGESPLTGGGIPVESLPGDYPAYYAAVAAAVRGTGENPVTAHEAAAALDVLEAARQSADEGRVVSL, from the coding sequence ATGACCGCCCCGCTCCGCGTCGGACTCGTCGGCTACGGCCTCGCGGGCTCCGTCTTCCACGCCCCGCTGATCGCCGCCTCCGAGGACCTCGTCCTCGCCGCCGTCACCACCGGCAACCCCGAGCGGGCCGCCGAGGCCCGCGCCGCCCACCCCGGCGTCCGGGTCGCCGCCCGCCCCGAGGAGCTGTGGGAACAGGGGGCGTCCGCCGACCTCGACCTGATCGTCGTCGCCTCCCCCAACAAGACGCACGTCGCCGTCGCCACGGCCGCCCTGGAGGCCGGTCTCCCGGTCGTCGTCGACAAGCCGCTCGCCGGGACCGCCGCCGAGGCCCGCGCGCTCGCCGCCCTCGCCGAGGAGCGCGGCCTGCTGCTGTCGGTCTTCCAGAACCGCCGCTGGGACAGCGACTTCCGCACTCTGCGCCGACTCCTCGACGAGGGCGCGCTCGGCAAGGTCCAGCGCTTCGAGTCCCGCTTCGAGCGGTGGCGGCCGCACCCCAAGGGCGGCTGGCGCGAGTCGGGGGCGCCCGAGGAGATCGGCGGGCTGCTGTACGACCTGGGCAGCCACGTCGTCGACCAGGCGCTCGTGCTCTTCGGGCCGGTGGTGTCGGTGTACGCCGAGTCGGACGTGCGCCGGCCGGGCGCCGAGGCCGACGACGACACGTTCCTCGCGCTCACCCATGCGAACGGGGTCCGCTCCCACCTGTACGTGAGCGCCACCGCCGCCCAGCTCGGCCCCCGCTTCCGGGTGCTCGGGCAGAGCGCCGGCTTCGTGAAGTACGGCCTCGACCCCCAGGAGGCCGACCTCCGCGAGGGGCTGCGCCCCGGGCCGGGTGCGGCCTGGGGCGTGGAGCCCGAGGGGCTGTGGGGCCGGATCGGGGCCGGGGAGTCGCCGCTGACCGGCGGCGGCATTCCGGTGGAGTCGCTGCCCGGCGACTACCCGGCGTACTACGCGGCCGTCGCCGCCGCGGTGCGCGGCACCGGCGAGAACCCGGTCACCGCGCACGAGGCGGCCGCCGCCCTGGACGTCCTGGAGGCGGCACGGCAGTCGGCCGACGAGGGCCGCGTGGTCTCTCTGTAA
- a CDS encoding fumarylacetoacetate hydrolase family protein, translating to MKLLRVGPAGAERPALLDQDGTLRDLSALVDDIDGSLLADASALDRIRGAAAAGVLPALDATGLRVGPPVARIGKVVCIGLNYHGHAAETGQAAPAEPVVFLKAADTVVGPDDTVLVPRGSVKTDWEVELAIVIGRTARYLETDEEALAHVAGYAVAHDVSEREWQIERCGTWDKGKNCETFNPLGPWLVTADEVPDPQDLGLKLWVNGELKQDGHTSDQIFPVAEVVRYVSRFMTLYPGDIINTGTPAGVAMGQPEPKPYLRPGDVVELEVEGLGRQRQELKGA from the coding sequence ATGAAGCTGCTGCGTGTCGGTCCGGCGGGAGCCGAGCGTCCCGCCCTGCTCGACCAGGACGGAACGCTCCGAGACCTGTCCGCCCTCGTCGACGACATCGACGGCAGTCTGCTCGCCGACGCCTCCGCCCTCGACCGCATCCGGGGCGCGGCGGCCGCCGGCGTGCTGCCCGCGCTCGACGCCACCGGGCTGCGCGTCGGCCCGCCGGTCGCCCGGATCGGCAAGGTCGTGTGCATCGGGCTCAACTACCACGGGCACGCCGCCGAGACCGGTCAGGCCGCCCCCGCCGAGCCCGTCGTCTTCCTCAAAGCCGCCGACACCGTCGTCGGCCCGGACGACACCGTGCTCGTACCGCGCGGCTCGGTGAAGACCGACTGGGAGGTGGAGCTCGCGATCGTCATCGGCCGCACCGCCCGCTACCTGGAGACCGACGAGGAGGCCCTCGCGCACGTCGCCGGGTACGCCGTCGCCCACGACGTCTCCGAGCGCGAGTGGCAGATCGAGCGCTGCGGCACCTGGGACAAGGGCAAGAACTGCGAGACCTTCAACCCGCTCGGCCCCTGGCTCGTCACCGCCGACGAGGTGCCCGACCCGCAGGACCTCGGCCTGAAGCTGTGGGTCAACGGCGAGCTCAAGCAGGACGGCCACACCTCGGACCAGATCTTCCCGGTCGCGGAGGTCGTCCGGTACGTCAGCCGGTTCATGACCCTGTACCCGGGCGACATCATCAACACCGGTACGCCCGCGGGCGTCGCCATGGGCCAGCCCGAGCCCAAGCCGTACCTGCGCCCCGGTGACGTCGTCGAACTGGAGGTCGAGGGCCTCGGCCGGCAGCGGCAGGAGCTCAAGGGCGCCTGA
- a CDS encoding YidC/Oxa1 family membrane protein insertase yields the protein MNVFASLVERLADLLQPLFSTTATAAAIVLFTLLVRAAVHPLSRAAARGQKARTRLAPQLAAIRKKHAKNPERMQKAIAELHAEEKVSPLAGCLPSLLQAPAFFLMFHLFSSGRMAGHSLFAAPLGDHYADALAHGGVFGPAGLVYLVLFAIVGAVATYNYLRARRQPAPVAVEPGQPGAAVAAGMARYLPLLSFATLISVAVVPLAAALYIVTSTTWTAVERAFLYRDMPQAASVVTAA from the coding sequence TTGAACGTCTTCGCTTCCCTGGTCGAGCGGCTCGCCGACCTGCTCCAGCCGCTCTTTTCCACCACCGCCACCGCCGCCGCGATCGTCCTCTTCACCCTGCTCGTACGGGCCGCGGTCCACCCCCTCTCCCGCGCCGCCGCCCGCGGCCAGAAGGCCCGCACCCGGCTCGCCCCGCAGCTCGCCGCGATCCGGAAGAAGCACGCCAAGAACCCCGAGCGGATGCAGAAGGCGATCGCGGAGCTGCACGCCGAGGAGAAGGTGTCGCCGCTCGCCGGCTGCCTGCCCAGCCTGCTCCAGGCGCCCGCGTTCTTCCTGATGTTCCATCTCTTCTCCAGCGGGCGGATGGCCGGGCACAGTCTCTTCGCCGCCCCGCTCGGCGACCACTACGCCGACGCCCTCGCCCACGGCGGCGTCTTCGGCCCGGCCGGCCTCGTCTACCTCGTGCTCTTCGCGATCGTCGGCGCCGTCGCCACGTACAACTACCTCCGGGCCAGGCGGCAGCCGGCGCCGGTCGCGGTCGAGCCCGGCCAGCCGGGGGCCGCGGTGGCCGCCGGCATGGCCCGGTACCTGCCGCTGCTCTCCTTCGCGACCCTGATCTCCGTCGCGGTCGTGCCGCTCGCCGCCGCGCTCTACATCGTCACCAGCACCACCTGGACCGCTGTCGAGCGGGCCTTCCTCTACCGGGACATGCCTCAGGCCGCGAGCGTGGTTACCGCCGCGTAA
- a CDS encoding DUF6412 domain-containing protein: MTIRALVLRIIAPLFFLLALADLLLSDGASLSAAVALAATGVVCALFGARTAPAVPPTAVRTAIRDRERRTAFLPQRDPDAAGRRRPRAPGRPLPTAA, from the coding sequence ATGACCATCAGGGCCCTGGTCCTGCGCATCATCGCGCCCCTGTTCTTCCTGCTCGCCCTCGCCGACCTGCTCCTCTCCGACGGCGCGAGCCTCTCCGCCGCCGTCGCCCTCGCTGCCACCGGCGTCGTCTGCGCCCTCTTCGGCGCCCGTACGGCCCCCGCCGTGCCGCCCACCGCCGTCCGCACCGCCATACGCGACCGCGAGCGGCGCACCGCCTTCCTGCCCCAGCGCGACCCCGACGCCGCCGGGCGCCGCAGACCCCGCGCTCCCGGCCGTCCCCTCCCGACGGCCGCGTAG
- a CDS encoding winged helix-turn-helix transcriptional regulator: MGPMALGKDYSQQQCSIARALEVVGERWTLLVVRDVFYGVRRYNDFLVHLGIPRAVLAARLQSLVDAGVLDRRRYQESPPRDEYVLTERGLALWPVLRALGRWGREELPGAVPVRHFHHVDCGTELGPYGECPACRIPVPPADIEMRPGAGVDPDPADPVSRALLRPRRLLVPLEPAAS; the protein is encoded by the coding sequence ATGGGTCCCATGGCTCTCGGCAAGGACTACTCCCAGCAGCAGTGCTCCATCGCCCGCGCCCTGGAGGTCGTCGGCGAACGCTGGACCCTGCTCGTCGTCCGCGACGTCTTCTACGGCGTCCGGCGCTACAACGACTTCCTCGTCCACCTCGGCATCCCCCGCGCCGTCCTCGCCGCCCGCCTCCAGTCCCTCGTCGACGCCGGCGTCCTCGACCGGCGCCGCTACCAGGAGTCGCCCCCGCGCGACGAGTACGTGCTCACCGAGCGCGGCCTCGCCCTCTGGCCCGTCCTGCGCGCGCTGGGGAGGTGGGGGCGCGAGGAGCTGCCCGGCGCCGTGCCCGTGCGCCACTTCCACCACGTCGACTGCGGCACGGAGCTCGGACCGTACGGCGAGTGCCCGGCCTGCCGGATCCCCGTGCCCCCCGCCGACATCGAGATGCGGCCCGGCGCCGGAGTCGACCCGGACCCCGCCGATCCCGTCAGCCGCGCCCTCCTCCGGCCCCGCCGCCTCCTCGTCCCCCTGGAGCCGGCGGCCTCCTGA
- a CDS encoding MFS transporter: protein MPTLATTTHATRGTRTSRPRATLSVTAAATAVALMNYTAPMLTLPDMAAAFGTPASAQAWLLNGTPLGLAVLLLVAGSLADAHGRRRIFLLGTLTLGLTTALGTFAGSTLTFTAARIAQGAASAAVLAGSLGLLAHAYPAGRDRIRATGIWGASVSGGIALGPLLAGALSLADWRLAYGTLGAAALAIAGAGARTLPKETKPSGAPRPDMTGALTLGLSLTALLTALTLGRDGWLRPQVGLLLLASAALTTLFVLVEHRSRTPMIDLTLLRRPAFLASTLGALFTGLAVIGLFSVVPALLQSGAGMSPLASALLFLLWSGTAFVAALQARRLAGRLSAAYQLTAGFALSAAGILALLGALEGPWPRLLPGLLVAGAGSGLLNAALPRLAVDSVPPERAAMGSGANNTARYIGSSAGVALTLALVKTDPNTALLVSAGLAATGAALTLVLGRGSSR from the coding sequence ATGCCCACACTCGCCACCACGACCCACGCCACCCGGGGCACCCGCACCAGCCGCCCACGGGCCACCCTCTCCGTCACGGCGGCCGCCACCGCGGTGGCGCTGATGAACTACACGGCCCCGATGCTGACCCTCCCGGACATGGCCGCCGCGTTCGGGACCCCGGCGTCGGCGCAGGCCTGGCTGCTCAACGGCACCCCGCTCGGCCTGGCCGTCCTCCTCCTGGTGGCGGGCAGCCTCGCGGACGCGCACGGACGGCGCCGGATCTTCCTCCTGGGCACGCTCACACTCGGCCTCACCACGGCGCTCGGCACCTTCGCCGGCTCGACGCTCACCTTCACCGCGGCCCGGATCGCCCAGGGCGCGGCGAGCGCGGCCGTCCTGGCGGGCAGCCTGGGCCTGCTGGCCCACGCGTACCCGGCGGGCCGGGACCGGATCAGGGCGACCGGCATCTGGGGCGCGTCGGTCAGCGGAGGCATCGCCCTGGGCCCGCTGCTCGCGGGGGCGCTGAGCCTGGCGGACTGGCGCCTGGCGTACGGGACGCTGGGGGCGGCGGCACTGGCGATCGCAGGGGCAGGGGCACGGACACTGCCGAAGGAAACGAAGCCCTCAGGGGCACCCCGCCCAGACATGACAGGAGCTCTGACCCTCGGCCTGTCCCTGACGGCACTGCTCACCGCCCTCACCCTCGGCCGGGACGGCTGGCTGCGCCCCCAGGTGGGCCTCCTGCTCCTGGCATCGGCGGCTCTGACAACACTGTTCGTGCTGGTGGAGCACCGAAGCCGCACTCCCATGATCGACCTGACGCTGCTGCGGAGGCCCGCGTTCCTGGCGTCGACGCTGGGGGCGCTGTTCACGGGCCTGGCGGTGATCGGCCTGTTCAGCGTGGTGCCGGCACTGCTCCAGAGCGGGGCAGGGATGTCACCCCTCGCCTCGGCGCTGCTGTTCCTCCTCTGGTCGGGCACGGCGTTCGTGGCGGCGCTGCAGGCACGCCGCCTGGCGGGCCGGCTCTCCGCCGCGTACCAACTGACTGCAGGCTTCGCCCTGTCGGCAGCGGGGATCCTCGCCCTCCTCGGCGCCCTGGAAGGCCCGTGGCCGCGCCTCCTCCCGGGCCTCCTGGTGGCGGGCGCGGGCAGCGGCCTCCTCAACGCGGCACTGCCCCGGCTCGCGGTCGACTCGGTACCGCCGGAGCGGGCGGCGATGGGCTCGGGCGCCAACAACACCGCCCGCTACATCGGCTCCTCGGCGGGGGTGGCCCTGACACTGGCCCTGGTGAAGACGGACCCGAACACGGCACTGCTGGTCTCGGCGGGACTGGCGGCGACGGGAGCGGCACTCACGCTCGTACTGGGACGCGGATCATCTCGCTGA
- a CDS encoding class E sortase, which produces MWARVGQRVPVVVQTRGRRSAGARVLWVSAEAFVTCGVLVLLLVVHQLWWTNQQARAEARDQVRVLEREWDVSPPVDPGDSVDPVDPVDPVDPVEAVEPEPVVESGSPRATVPPAPAPSAAFAVLRIPRLGLTVPVAEGISKRSVLDKGYVGHYPGTGAPGRVGNFALAGHRNTHGEPFRYVNRLGPGDRIFVRTRARTFVYRVDLVLPATSPRDVGVIRAVPRSLVKPSYGYDAPGAYLTLTTCTPEFTSTYRLVVWAKLVSAR; this is translated from the coding sequence GTGTGGGCCAGGGTGGGGCAGCGGGTGCCGGTGGTCGTCCAGACGCGGGGGCGGCGTTCCGCCGGTGCGCGTGTGCTGTGGGTGTCCGCCGAGGCCTTCGTCACCTGCGGGGTTCTCGTTCTGCTTCTCGTCGTCCACCAGCTGTGGTGGACCAACCAGCAGGCCCGCGCCGAGGCCCGCGATCAGGTGCGTGTTCTTGAGCGGGAGTGGGATGTTTCTCCCCCCGTCGATCCTGGTGATTCTGTCGATCCCGTCGATCCCGTCGATCCCGTCGATCCCGTGGAGGCCGTCGAGCCCGAGCCTGTCGTCGAGTCCGGTTCCCCGCGCGCCACCGTGCCTCCCGCGCCCGCTCCCTCCGCAGCCTTCGCCGTCCTCCGTATCCCCCGGCTCGGGCTCACCGTCCCCGTCGCCGAAGGCATCTCCAAGCGGTCCGTACTCGACAAGGGGTACGTCGGGCACTACCCCGGTACCGGTGCGCCCGGGCGTGTGGGGAACTTTGCGCTGGCCGGGCATCGGAATACGCATGGTGAGCCGTTTCGGTATGTCAATCGGCTCGGCCCCGGGGATCGGATTTTCGTGCGCACGCGTGCGCGTACCTTCGTCTATCGCGTTGATCTTGTGTTGCCCGCGACCTCTCCCCGTGATGTGGGGGTCATCCGGGCCGTTCCTCGGTCCCTCGTCAAGCCCTCTTACGGGTACGACGCTCCCGGCGCCTATCTCACCCTCACCACCTGCACCCCCGAGTTCACCAGCACCTATCGGCTCGTCGTCTGGGCGAAGCTCGTGTCAGCGAGATGA
- a CDS encoding SEC-C domain-containing protein — protein MRPDTPAAHTTEAERLLRTAAQYPGDREPLYLQAAAHRELAGDREGATALYDALLASDPANPHLIRALKAANLWEYGHEAEARAIIEGVRRAKPTDATAWEITAETLEAHDELEEAESTLTEAAALLASPEDLPHATQSLLITRHRIRRMLAREHDAWDVRADRLHTGTVGLDELHDPKRLWSLGSSDPAELQAEIARLRSELGTYRTALSRPFPVAVLHWPERELDELLAAYPELEAEYPTYRAHLTDIEASLRELAAAGTPNLGIVRATVPSYEAFAASESTHPSNADLLPQYATTLAARGRATAWPPARTAECWCGSGRTYGECHGAE, from the coding sequence ATGCGCCCTGACACGCCTGCCGCCCACACCACCGAAGCCGAGCGTCTGCTGCGCACCGCAGCGCAGTACCCGGGAGACCGGGAACCCCTCTATCTCCAGGCCGCGGCCCACCGGGAACTGGCGGGAGACCGCGAGGGCGCGACGGCCCTCTACGACGCCCTCCTCGCCTCCGACCCCGCGAACCCGCACCTGATCAGGGCGCTGAAGGCGGCGAACCTGTGGGAGTACGGCCACGAGGCCGAGGCACGGGCGATCATCGAGGGCGTGCGACGGGCGAAGCCCACGGACGCGACAGCGTGGGAGATCACAGCGGAAACGCTGGAAGCACACGATGAACTGGAGGAGGCGGAGTCAACCCTGACGGAAGCAGCAGCCCTCCTGGCAAGCCCGGAAGACCTCCCCCACGCAACCCAGTCCCTCCTGATCACCCGCCACCGGATCCGCCGCATGCTGGCACGGGAACACGACGCCTGGGACGTACGGGCGGACCGCCTGCACACGGGCACGGTGGGGCTGGACGAACTCCACGACCCGAAGCGCCTGTGGTCGCTGGGCTCGTCGGACCCGGCGGAACTCCAGGCGGAGATCGCCCGCCTCCGCTCGGAACTGGGCACCTACCGCACGGCCCTCTCCCGCCCGTTCCCGGTCGCGGTCCTCCACTGGCCGGAACGGGAACTGGACGAGCTCCTGGCGGCGTACCCGGAACTGGAGGCGGAGTACCCCACGTACCGAGCCCACCTGACAGACATCGAGGCCTCCCTCCGCGAACTCGCAGCCGCCGGCACCCCCAACCTGGGCATCGTCCGAGCCACGGTCCCCTCCTACGAAGCCTTCGCCGCCTCAGAATCCACCCACCCCTCCAACGCGGACCTCCTCCCCCAGTACGCCACGACCCTGGCGGCCCGCGGCCGCGCAACTGCCTGGCCTCCGGCCAGGACGGCAGAGTGCTGGTGCGGCTCGGGCCGGACGTACGGGGAGTGCCACGGGGCGGAGTGA
- a CDS encoding very short patch repair endonuclease — MSRQASKDTAAELAVRRLLHAAGLRYRVEFPVPGMARRRIDVAFTSVKVAVLIDGCFWHGCPEHATQPKANAEWWRQKLDRNMARDKETTEHLEAQGWVVLRFWEHMPADEVATTVRAAVDRERLRRTAPQHGGRKEQAEDG, encoded by the coding sequence ATGAGTAGGCAGGCCAGCAAGGACACTGCCGCCGAGCTCGCGGTCCGTCGCCTACTGCATGCGGCCGGCCTGCGCTACCGCGTCGAGTTCCCGGTGCCGGGCATGGCCCGACGACGGATCGATGTCGCCTTCACCTCCGTGAAAGTAGCCGTACTGATCGACGGCTGCTTCTGGCACGGCTGCCCCGAGCACGCCACGCAGCCGAAGGCGAACGCCGAGTGGTGGCGGCAGAAACTCGATCGCAACATGGCCCGCGACAAGGAGACGACCGAGCACCTGGAGGCCCAGGGGTGGGTGGTCCTGCGGTTCTGGGAACACATGCCGGCGGACGAGGTCGCCACAACCGTACGGGCCGCGGTGGACCGGGAGCGACTGAGGCGCACCGCCCCGCAGCACGGCGGTCGGAAAGAACAGGCAGAAGACGGATGA